The following are encoded together in the Strongyloides ratti genome assembly S_ratti_ED321, chromosome : 2 genome:
- a CDS encoding Neuroguidin: MTEEDIIRYNDISKECLTASQELLDAVKIFSEEYLKNHDMTLYICEMLHLMTIMADGNSIKSTDSVDRLLHLRVILEKIRPIENKMRSQIDTLIAPKVDNINKEETVKARPNMLVLSDESEDSDEETGEVKKYKAPKIMPAKYTEEDEDKEEREMKKAKQRALQSSLLSELRSQYSNAPEEITERYDNDKMLKKQKEIENYENSNFRRLSNKKVASLRQSKQSDVLDKLLEFGDYMGVKEGPMTRKRKGNRKSNGVKSIDTSRDIHC; the protein is encoded by the exons atgACAGAGGAGGATATTATTCGTTATAATGATATTTCTAAAGAATGCCTTACAGCAAGTCAAGAATTACTAGATgctgttaaaattttttctgaAGAAT ATCTTAAGAATCATGATATGACATTGTATATTTGCGAGATGCTCCATTTAATGACGATAATGGCTGATGGTAATTCAATTAAAAGTACTGATAGTGTAGACCGTTTACTTCATCTTAGAGTTATTCTTGAAAAAATACGTCCCATTGAAAATAAGATGCGTTCTCAAATTGACACACTTATTGCTCCTAAAgtagataatattaataaagaagAAACAGTAAAAGCAAGACCTAATATGTTAGTTCTTAGTGATGAGTCTGAGGATAGTGATGAAGAGACAGGAGAAGTTAAAAAGTACAAGGCTCCAAAGATTATGCCAGCAAAATATACTGAAGAAGATGAAGACAAAGAAGAACGTGAAATGAAAAAAGCCAAACAACGTGCATTACAAAGTTCTCTGTTATCAGAGTTACGTTCACAATACTCAAATGCTCCTGAAGAGATAACTGAAAGATATGACAatgataaaatgttaaaaaaacaaaaggaaatagaaaattatgaaaattcTAATTTCAGAAGActaagtaataaaaaagtagCTTCTTTACGACAAAGTAAACAATCAGATGTACTAGATAAATTACTTGAATTTGGTGATTACATGGGTGTTAAAGAAGGTCCAATGACAAGAAAAAGAAAGGGCAATCGAAAGAGTAATGGAGTCAAAA GCATAGACACCTCTAG agatattcattgttaa